Proteins encoded in a region of the Alosa sapidissima isolate fAloSap1 chromosome 19, fAloSap1.pri, whole genome shotgun sequence genome:
- the LOC121693744 gene encoding uncharacterized protein LOC121693744, with protein MFPLCRTCAVEENQTSPCEHSDDERSISGCWVSLELMKAIEKGYIVTKVDEVWHFSQRSDTLFSDYVKTFLQYKQEASGYPAHAVTDEAKEAYIEDYYEKEGIRLDPDKICLNPAVRQINKLLLNSLWGRFSMRENLPTTEMVKDPEQFARYIFGCEYDVTHFSFVSDDVALVQWRHAEGSCVQTSDINVFVGAFTTAHARLKLYELMDKLGERLLYTDTDSAVYVSKDGDWEPPLGPYLGDLTNELDDGDYITEFCSAGPKTYGYRTVRGKTCMKAKGVTLNAENSKLIRLDTLIGLVDHYVTDRDSTRHIWARTDNIVRNKKHLILKNKTGEKRFRVVYNKRVLLPDYTTRPYGY; from the coding sequence ATGTTCCCCCTCTGCAGGACTTGTGCTGTAGAAGAGAATCAGACCAGCCCCTGTGAGCACAGTGATGATGAGCGCTCCATTTCGGGGTGTTGGGTTAGTCTTGAGCTGATGAAGGCTATTGAAAAGGGCTACATTGTTACCAAGGTTGATGAGGTCTGGCATTTTTCTCAGAGATCTGACACATTGTTTTCAGACTATGTGAAGACATTTCTCCAATACAAGCAGGAAGCTAGCGGATACCCTGCCCATGCAGTGACTGATGAGGCTAAAGAGGCCTACATCGAGGACTAttatgagaaggaggggatTAGGCTGGATCCTGATAAGATCTGTTTGAACCCAGCCGTAAGGCAAATAAACAAGTTGCTGCTCAACAGTCTCTGGGGTCGCTTCTCTATGAGAGAGAATTTGCCCACCACCGAAATGGTGAAAGACCCCGAGCAGTTTGCCCGATACATTTTTGGTTGTGAATATGATGTCACACACTTTTCATTTGTGTCTGATGATGTGGCCTTAGTCCAATGGCGTCATGCTGAGGGTAGTTGTGTACAGACCTCAGACataaatgtgtttgtgggtgCATTCACCACCGCTCATGCTCGCCTTAAATTGTACGAGCTTATGGACAAATTGGGTGAGCGCCTTTTGTACACAGATACTGACAGTGCGGTTTATGTCTCAAAGGATGGCGATTGGGAGCCGCCGCTGGGGCCCTATTTAGGGGATCTCACAAATGAGCTGGATGATGGTGACTACATCACAGAATTCTGTTCAGCCGGACCGAAGACTTATGGCTATCGCACAGTCCGGGGTAAAACCTGTATGAAGGCGAAAGGCGTCACGCTTAATGCAGAGAATTCAAAACTGATCAGATTGGACACCCTCATTGGCCTTGTTGATCATTATGTGACTGACAGAGATAGTACACGACACATATGGGCTCGAACTGATAATATTGTGCGTAACAAGAAACATCTCATTCTAAAAAACAAAACTGGTGAGAAGAGGTTCAGGGTTGTTTACAACAAGAGGGTGCTACTACCCGACTACACAACTAGGCCATACGGATACTAA